In one Mycobacterium sp. NBC_00419 genomic region, the following are encoded:
- a CDS encoding SACE_7040 family transcriptional regulator, with the protein MPEAPTRRSRQKSDRRSALLAAAERLMAEKGFLAVRLEDIGSAAGVSGPAIYRHFPNKEALLVELLVGISTRLLAGAQAVVAAADTAAGALEGLIEFHLDFALGESDLIRIQDRDMANLPAAAQRQVRRAQRSYVEVWVSVLHELDPALDESEARLMAHAVFGLLNSTPHSMKPLAAKAADPGRSRDVLRAMTVAALSTTGDRQRRAVGQYQ; encoded by the coding sequence ATGCCCGAGGCGCCAACCCGCCGCAGCAGGCAGAAGTCGGATCGACGCTCGGCCCTGCTGGCGGCCGCGGAACGGCTGATGGCCGAGAAGGGCTTCCTGGCCGTGCGGCTCGAGGACATCGGCTCGGCCGCCGGGGTCAGTGGCCCCGCGATCTACCGGCACTTCCCCAACAAGGAGGCGCTTCTGGTCGAGTTGCTGGTGGGCATCAGCACCCGGCTGCTGGCCGGTGCGCAAGCCGTGGTGGCCGCCGCCGATACCGCGGCGGGGGCGTTGGAGGGTCTGATCGAATTCCATCTCGACTTCGCGTTGGGCGAGTCGGATCTGATCCGAATCCAGGACCGCGATATGGCCAACCTGCCTGCGGCGGCGCAGCGACAGGTGCGCCGGGCCCAGCGCAGCTACGTCGAAGTCTGGGTGTCGGTGCTGCACGAACTCGACCCGGCGCTCGACGAATCCGAGGCGCGCCTGATGGCGCATGCGGTGTTCGGCCTGCTCAACTCGACCCCACACAGCATGAAGCCCCTGGCGGCCAAGGCGGCCGACCCGGGGCGTTCACGCGATGTCCTGCGGGCGATGACGGTCGCCGCGTTGTCGACGACCGGCGACCGTCAGCGCCGCGCAGTAGGTCAATACCAGTAG
- a CDS encoding alpha/beta hydrolase family protein — protein MERDVRATYGASVSPDATAFAHLVDDGGYPRAVQRFLRGRHASASRDVDLPVDGPVTKVIHSADGHWLACQVAPDGGTRTQIWVVTTDPDDRMARRIDRMDTGTAELIAWDGTRVCAILTGEDGVGQSTLIDPADGAVTVLDRRSGGRLIDAWAGSALIRVGPRGYREFIMLRGTTEIALLPSDPGSSTESGVILDDHVPRRLRSGPDGELTTLYQPGEYVRALIRSDNGARHARLLEVTVTPDGVAYHVVAERAGHDLDEFVVSDDLSTVALLWNINGCSELQVLEYADNTLTEPIPLPNMVAGELSISAGGSLVAMTVQGPDLPRTVEVVDPRSRQWERIDRKPSSGPVSATPTLHTLTARDGRRLSGWLYCPAPQVNRIGALVYLHGGPEGQARPGYSEIFPHLLDEGVTVFAVNVRGSGGFGREFCHADDREKRFAAIDDVADCAQYLVSQQHAEAVACAGWSYGGYLTMAALAFHPALFVAGVSICGMSDLSTFYRNTEPWIAAASYAEYGHPVADRALLEALSPLRRVQSLTAPLLVVHGANDTNVPVTESEQIVEALRGLGRKVRYLLFADDGHEITRRENHTVLAGAVADWLKSAFHSNV, from the coding sequence GTGGAGCGAGACGTTCGGGCGACATACGGCGCGTCCGTGTCACCCGATGCCACCGCCTTCGCGCATCTGGTCGACGACGGCGGCTACCCGCGCGCGGTCCAGCGGTTCCTGCGCGGCAGGCATGCCAGTGCCTCGCGGGACGTCGATCTGCCCGTCGACGGGCCGGTGACCAAGGTGATCCATTCCGCCGACGGCCATTGGCTGGCCTGCCAGGTGGCCCCCGACGGGGGCACCCGTACTCAGATCTGGGTGGTCACCACCGACCCCGACGACCGGATGGCCCGCCGCATCGATCGGATGGATACCGGTACCGCCGAGTTGATCGCCTGGGACGGTACCCGGGTCTGCGCGATCCTCACCGGGGAGGACGGCGTGGGCCAGTCCACGCTGATCGACCCGGCGGACGGTGCGGTGACCGTCCTGGATCGCCGCTCGGGTGGCAGGTTGATCGACGCATGGGCCGGCTCGGCGCTGATCAGAGTCGGTCCACGCGGCTACCGTGAGTTCATCATGCTGCGCGGGACGACCGAAATTGCCTTACTCCCTTCAGATCCCGGATCCAGCACCGAGTCGGGTGTCATTCTCGACGACCATGTGCCGCGTCGCCTCCGCTCGGGTCCCGACGGGGAACTGACCACCCTGTACCAGCCGGGCGAGTACGTGCGTGCGCTGATCCGCAGCGACAACGGAGCCCGGCACGCCCGCCTCCTCGAGGTCACCGTCACCCCAGACGGCGTCGCCTACCACGTGGTGGCCGAACGGGCCGGGCACGATCTCGACGAGTTCGTCGTCAGCGACGACCTGTCCACGGTGGCGCTGTTGTGGAACATCAACGGCTGCAGCGAGTTACAGGTCCTCGAGTACGCCGACAACACGCTGACCGAACCGATCCCGTTACCCAATATGGTGGCCGGCGAACTGTCGATCAGCGCGGGCGGGTCGCTGGTCGCGATGACGGTCCAAGGGCCCGATCTGCCGCGCACCGTGGAAGTCGTCGACCCCCGGTCGCGCCAGTGGGAGCGCATCGACCGCAAACCCAGCAGCGGTCCGGTCTCGGCCACACCGACACTGCACACACTGACTGCTCGCGACGGCCGGCGGCTGTCCGGCTGGCTGTATTGTCCGGCGCCGCAAGTCAACCGGATCGGGGCGCTCGTCTACCTGCACGGTGGACCGGAGGGGCAGGCGCGGCCGGGCTACAGCGAGATCTTCCCGCATCTGCTCGACGAGGGCGTGACGGTGTTCGCTGTGAACGTGCGGGGCTCCGGTGGCTTCGGCCGGGAGTTCTGCCACGCCGACGACCGGGAGAAGCGCTTCGCCGCGATCGACGATGTCGCCGACTGCGCCCAGTACCTTGTCTCGCAACAACATGCCGAAGCCGTCGCCTGTGCCGGTTGGTCCTACGGCGGCTATCTGACGATGGCGGCATTGGCGTTTCATCCCGCGCTGTTCGTTGCGGGAGTCAGCATCTGCGGCATGAGTGACCTCAGCACGTTCTATCGCAATACCGAACCGTGGATCGCGGCGGCGTCCTACGCGGAATACGGGCACCCGGTCGCCGATCGCGCGCTTCTGGAAGCCCTGTCCCCGCTGCGCAGAGTGCAGTCATTGACGGCACCGTTGCTGGTCGTACACGGGGCCAATGACACCAACGTTCCGGTCACCGAGTCCGAGCAGATCGTCGAGGCGCTGCGCGGACTCGGCCGAAAGGTGCGGTATCTGCTGTTCGCCGACGACGGACACGAGATCACCCGGCGGGAAAACCACACCGTCCTGGCAGGTGCGGTGGCCGACTGGCTCAAGAGCGCTTTTCACTCAAATGTTTAG